From one Paenibacillus sp. FSL K6-1330 genomic stretch:
- a CDS encoding YqzE family protein → MASGDDLIKYITERVVHYIDTPKDVRRKAKVKESWTTRWFGMIPFSMSLWKEDVTTKRKKRAK, encoded by the coding sequence ATGGCTAGCGGCGATGATTTAATCAAGTACATTACCGAGCGCGTGGTTCATTATATAGATACACCCAAGGACGTTCGGCGCAAGGCGAAGGTGAAGGAATCCTGGACCACAAGGTGGTTCGGCATGATTCCGTTCTCCATGTCGCTATGGAAAGAAGATGTAACCACCAAGCGCAAAAAAAGGGCAAAGTAG